In one window of Flavobacterium ginsengisoli DNA:
- a CDS encoding tetratricopeptide repeat protein: protein MIKKRVFTVLFFALLSTSFSVFAQTEPEDIAMATDEYQDSFYESLKQKGIENYDKAIVSLEKCIKLKPNDAVAYFELGKNYLSLKQYQNAQDAFEKATQLDPKNKWFWLGIYDVSYETKNYPLAIEIIQKIIVFDEEYKDDLISLYMITNQYDKALTAINEMNDKFGKSAEREIYKTQILSQGKYQNAEIDNLLEQIKKNPKEESNYVNLIFLYSKNNENEKSLEVAKQLAKELPNSEWGQVSSFKGYLDANQADKAIKSMNMILASSKIDSKIKHRTLNEFLIYVNKNPQYSADLEKAISYFDNDKDVDVAKEIGKFYHSKGQFENAIKYYEKDLKSHSDTDLETNMLLLEAYSQVKQYEPMTKRAMMLIEVYPSQPQFYYYAGLGSNQLKQFKNAKTVLEMGLDYVVDDVKLESNFNIQLGEAYNGLGDAKKKEEYFLKANEVLKKKK, encoded by the coding sequence ATGATCAAAAAAAGAGTTTTTACGGTTTTATTTTTTGCTTTGTTGAGCACATCATTTTCGGTTTTTGCACAGACAGAACCCGAAGATATTGCTATGGCAACAGACGAATATCAGGACTCATTTTATGAATCATTAAAACAAAAAGGAATTGAAAATTATGATAAAGCCATTGTATCATTGGAAAAATGTATAAAACTTAAACCCAATGATGCAGTTGCTTATTTTGAATTAGGAAAAAACTATTTGTCGCTTAAACAATATCAGAATGCACAAGATGCTTTTGAAAAAGCAACACAACTTGATCCTAAAAACAAATGGTTTTGGCTTGGGATTTATGATGTAAGTTACGAGACCAAAAACTATCCTTTGGCAATTGAAATTATTCAAAAAATTATTGTTTTTGACGAAGAATACAAAGACGATTTGATTTCGTTATATATGATTACCAATCAGTATGACAAGGCATTGACCGCGATAAATGAAATGAATGATAAGTTCGGAAAATCTGCTGAACGTGAAATTTATAAAACACAGATTTTATCTCAAGGAAAATACCAAAATGCTGAAATTGACAATCTTTTGGAACAGATTAAAAAAAATCCGAAAGAAGAATCAAATTATGTAAATCTGATTTTTTTGTATTCGAAAAATAATGAAAATGAAAAATCGCTAGAAGTAGCAAAACAATTGGCAAAAGAACTCCCGAATTCTGAATGGGGTCAAGTGAGTTCGTTTAAAGGATATTTAGATGCCAATCAAGCAGATAAAGCTATAAAATCGATGAATATGATTTTAGCAAGCTCAAAAATCGATTCAAAAATCAAACACAGAACTTTGAATGAATTTTTGATTTATGTAAATAAAAATCCACAGTATTCTGCTGATTTAGAAAAAGCCATTTCTTATTTTGACAACGATAAAGATGTTGATGTTGCCAAAGAAATTGGAAAGTTTTACCATAGTAAAGGACAATTTGAAAATGCCATTAAATATTATGAAAAAGATTTAAAGAGTCATTCAGATACTGACCTTGAGACCAATATGTTATTATTGGAGGCATATTCTCAAGTTAAGCAGTATGAACCAATGACCAAAAGAGCTATGATGCTGATCGAAGTTTATCCAAGTCAACCACAGTTTTATTACTATGCAGGTTTAGGAAGCAATCAGTTGAAACAGTTTAAAAATGCAAAAACCGTCTTAGAAATGGGTCTTGATTATGTGGTTGATGACGTAAAATTAGAATCAAATTTTAATATTCAGTTAGGAGAGGCATACAATGGATTGGGAGATGCAAAGAAAAAAGAGGAA
- a CDS encoding sugar phosphate nucleotidyltransferase has translation MKIIVPMAGRGSRLRPHTLTVPKPLIPVAGKSIVHRLVEDIAKILKEPIEEVAFILGDEAFFGEDVVTSLEDLAKGLGAKASIYRQDQPLGTGHAIMCAKESLSGPAVIAYADTLIRADFELDPEADAVIWVKQVEQPEAFGVVKLNQNNEIIELVEKPKEFVSDLAVIGIYYFKEVGILRNELQNVLDNNIQNGGEYQINDGIKAMMANGKVFKTGSVDEWMDCGNKDVTVETNTRMLGFLHNDGEHLVDYGVTLENSTIIPPCYIGENVVLKNTTIGPNVSLGKGCHVTDSTIKDSLIQTYSQIKNANLDNAMIGNHVSYDGKFTSISIGDYAVLE, from the coding sequence ATGAAGATAATTGTGCCAATGGCAGGCCGCGGATCAAGATTGAGGCCTCATACTTTAACAGTTCCAAAACCGTTAATCCCAGTAGCAGGAAAATCTATCGTACACCGTTTAGTTGAAGATATTGCCAAAATATTAAAAGAACCAATTGAAGAAGTTGCTTTTATCTTAGGAGATGAAGCTTTTTTTGGAGAAGATGTTGTAACAAGTTTAGAAGATTTAGCTAAAGGATTAGGAGCTAAAGCTTCAATCTATCGCCAAGATCAGCCTCTAGGAACCGGACATGCTATTATGTGTGCTAAAGAATCTCTTTCTGGACCAGCGGTAATTGCTTATGCAGACACTTTAATTAGAGCAGATTTTGAATTAGATCCAGAAGCAGATGCAGTAATCTGGGTAAAACAAGTAGAACAGCCCGAAGCTTTTGGTGTTGTAAAACTAAACCAAAATAATGAAATTATAGAATTGGTTGAAAAACCAAAAGAGTTTGTTAGCGATTTAGCTGTTATAGGAATTTATTATTTTAAAGAAGTTGGAATTTTAAGAAACGAACTTCAAAATGTTTTGGACAATAATATTCAGAATGGTGGAGAATACCAGATTAATGATGGTATCAAAGCGATGATGGCAAACGGAAAAGTTTTCAAAACAGGAAGTGTTGACGAATGGATGGATTGCGGTAACAAAGATGTTACAGTTGAAACTAATACAAGAATGTTAGGTTTTCTTCATAATGATGGCGAGCATTTGGTTGATTACGGTGTTACATTAGAAAATTCAACGATTATCCCTCCATGTTATATTGGCGAAAATGTAGTTTTGAAGAATACTACAATTGGTCCAAATGTTTCTCTTGGAAAAGGATGTCACGTAACAGACAGCACAATTAAAGACAGTTTGATACAAACATATTCTCAAATTAAAAATGCTAATCTTGATAATGCAATGATCGGAAACCATGTGAGTTACGATGGTAAATTTACAAGTATTAGTATTGGAGATTATGCTGTTTTAGAATAA
- a CDS encoding lipopolysaccharide biosynthesis protein, producing MGLYKNLFKQTAIYGLATVLPRMLSFLLVRLYTGILPTAEYGEVSIVLSWMVFFNVVLSYGMETAFFRFYSAEDDKKNVIATSTISIFWTSILFLFAGLIFRNTLANLAEVDVQYITYSVWILVLDALVLIPFSKLRANQRPMVYAAIKIGNVVINLLLNIFFLMYLPKLAEANPNSIWDNLYVQNFQIAYIFIANLLASLATFIVLSPNYLSLGRKFDPVLWKKMMKYGLPILVAGLAFAVNEHFDKILLGYLLPENLAKSEVGAYSACYKLGLFMVLFATAFRLGIEPFFFSHAKNENAPQTYAVITKYFVILGSLILLGVIVFADLLKYLLLDNKSYWEAMKVVPLIILANFFLGIYNNLSVWYKLTDKTKIGAYISIVGAIVTLILNYLLIPKYSYYGSAIATISAYGSMMLISYVLGNKYYPIPYDMNKIGAYLGVSIVFSVISFYGFREKYYVGIPLLLIFMYMVYHFEKDTIKGIMKRK from the coding sequence TTGGGATTATATAAAAATCTATTCAAGCAAACAGCAATTTACGGACTGGCGACAGTTTTACCAAGAATGCTAAGTTTTTTATTAGTGAGATTATATACAGGGATTTTACCAACAGCTGAGTATGGTGAAGTTTCGATTGTATTGTCTTGGATGGTTTTCTTTAATGTGGTTCTTTCTTACGGAATGGAAACTGCATTTTTTAGATTTTACAGTGCAGAAGATGATAAGAAAAATGTAATTGCTACTTCTACTATTTCTATTTTTTGGACCTCTATTCTATTTCTTTTTGCAGGCTTGATTTTTAGAAATACATTGGCAAATTTAGCCGAAGTCGATGTTCAGTATATTACTTATTCGGTATGGATTTTAGTTTTGGATGCATTGGTTTTAATTCCGTTTTCTAAACTTAGAGCCAATCAAAGGCCTATGGTTTATGCGGCAATCAAAATTGGAAATGTTGTTATAAACTTATTACTGAATATATTTTTCCTGATGTATCTTCCAAAATTGGCAGAAGCAAATCCGAACTCTATTTGGGATAATTTATATGTACAAAACTTCCAGATTGCTTACATTTTCATTGCAAACCTTTTAGCAAGTTTGGCAACTTTTATTGTGCTTTCTCCAAATTATCTTTCGCTTGGACGAAAATTCGATCCAGTGCTTTGGAAGAAAATGATGAAATACGGACTTCCGATTTTGGTGGCAGGTTTGGCTTTTGCAGTAAATGAGCATTTTGATAAAATCCTATTAGGATATTTACTTCCTGAAAATCTTGCAAAATCTGAAGTTGGAGCTTATTCTGCTTGTTACAAATTAGGATTATTTATGGTTCTTTTTGCAACAGCTTTTAGATTAGGAATTGAACCATTCTTTTTTAGTCATGCTAAAAATGAAAATGCACCACAGACTTACGCTGTTATAACCAAATATTTTGTGATTTTAGGATCATTGATTTTATTGGGTGTAATTGTTTTTGCAGATCTTTTAAAGTATTTATTATTAGATAATAAATCGTATTGGGAAGCAATGAAAGTTGTGCCTTTAATTATTTTGGCAAATTTCTTTTTGGGAATTTATAACAACTTGTCGGTTTGGTATAAACTGACTGATAAAACAAAAATTGGAGCTTATATTTCTATTGTAGGAGCAATTGTAACTTTGATTTTAAATTATCTTTTAATTCCAAAATACAGCTATTATGGCTCTGCAATTGCAACCATTTCGGCTTACGGAAGTATGATGCTTATTTCTTATGTTTTAGGAAATAAATATTATCCGATTCCTTATGATATGAACAAGATTGGTGCTTATTTAGGTGTTTCAATAGTATTTTCAGTAATCTCATTTTACGGATTTAGAGAAAAATATTATGTTGGAATCCCACTTCTTTTAATCTTTATGTATATGGTTTACCATTTTGAAAAAGATACTATAAAAGGAATAATGAAAAGAAAATAA
- the atpG gene encoding ATP synthase F1 subunit gamma — protein sequence MANLKEIRNRITSVSSTMQITSAMKMVSVAKLKKAQDAITAMRPYAEKLTELLQDLSATLEGEIGGDYTTQREVKKVLLVAVTSNRGLCGAFNSNIIKEIKNRTEFYAGKQVDVFAIGKKGGDALAKTHKIHGHHNAIFDHLTFENVAGIADNLTQKFLTGEYDRIELVYNQFKNAATQIVQVEQFLPLAPINTDAVATSGDYIFEPGKEEIVLALIPKSLKTQLYKGIRDSFASEHGARMTAMHKATDNATELRNQLKLTYNKARQAAITSEILEIVGGAEALNG from the coding sequence ATGGCAAATTTAAAGGAAATCCGTAATAGAATTACTTCCGTTTCATCGACGATGCAAATTACATCGGCTATGAAAATGGTTTCTGTCGCAAAGCTGAAGAAAGCACAAGATGCAATCACTGCAATGCGTCCTTATGCCGAGAAATTAACGGAGTTATTGCAAGATCTTTCTGCTACACTAGAAGGTGAAATAGGGGGAGATTACACTACTCAACGTGAAGTAAAAAAAGTATTGTTAGTTGCTGTAACTTCAAACAGAGGTTTATGTGGTGCTTTCAATTCAAATATTATTAAAGAGATTAAAAACCGTACAGAGTTTTATGCTGGAAAGCAAGTTGACGTTTTTGCCATTGGTAAAAAAGGTGGAGATGCTTTAGCTAAAACGCATAAAATCCACGGTCATCATAATGCAATTTTTGATCATTTGACATTTGAAAATGTTGCTGGAATTGCTGATAATTTAACTCAAAAGTTTTTAACTGGAGAATACGATAGAATTGAATTGGTTTACAATCAGTTTAAAAATGCTGCGACTCAGATTGTTCAAGTAGAACAGTTTTTACCGTTAGCACCTATTAATACTGATGCAGTTGCTACTTCTGGAGATTATATTTTTGAACCTGGAAAAGAAGAGATTGTATTGGCTTTAATTCCTAAGTCTTTAAAAACACAATTATACAAAGGTATCCGTGATTCATTTGCTTCTGAGCATGGAGCACGTATGACTGCGATGCATAAAGCAACAGATAATGCTACTGAATTGAGAAACCAATTGAAATTAACTTATAACAAAGCTCGTCAGGCTGCGATTACAAGTGAGATTTTAGAAATCGTTGGTGGAGCAGAAGCTTTAAATGGATAA
- the atpA gene encoding F0F1 ATP synthase subunit alpha: MAEIKPAEISAILRKQVEGFESGATLEEVGTVLQVGDGIARVYGLSNVQYGELVEFDNGMEGIVLNLEEDNVGVVLLGPSTGLKEGSTAKRTQRIASLKVGEQMVGRVVNTLGFPIDGKGPIGGDLYEMPLERKAPGVIFRQPVTEPLQTGVKAVDAMIPVGRGQRELVIGDRQTGKSTVCIDTILNQKEFYDAGKPVFCIYVAIGQKASTVAGIAKMLEEKGAMAYTVIVVANASDPAPMQVYAPFAGAAIGEYFRDSGRPALIVYDDLSKQAVAYREVSLLLRRPPGREAYPGDVFYLHSRLLERACKVIADDGIAKNMNDLPDSIKSIVKGGGSLTALPIIETQAGDVSAYIPTNVISITDGQIFLDGDLFNSGVRPAINVGISVSRVGGNAQIKSMKKVSGTLKLDQAQFRELEAFAKFGSDLDSVTLNVIEKGKRNVEILKQGLNDPYTVENQVAIIYAGSKNLLRNVPVNKVKEFEADFLAYLNSKHKDTLNALKAGKLDDAITDVIEKATKEVSAKYN; this comes from the coding sequence ATGGCGGAAATAAAACCTGCTGAAATTTCAGCAATATTAAGAAAGCAAGTAGAAGGTTTTGAATCTGGTGCTACGCTAGAAGAAGTAGGAACAGTACTTCAAGTTGGAGACGGTATTGCTCGTGTTTACGGGCTATCTAATGTACAATATGGAGAGTTAGTAGAATTTGATAACGGTATGGAAGGTATCGTATTGAATCTTGAAGAGGATAATGTTGGGGTTGTATTATTAGGACCATCAACTGGACTTAAAGAAGGATCTACTGCAAAAAGAACTCAACGTATTGCTTCTCTTAAAGTAGGTGAGCAAATGGTAGGGCGTGTAGTTAACACTCTTGGTTTTCCAATTGATGGAAAAGGACCAATCGGTGGAGACTTATATGAAATGCCTTTAGAAAGAAAAGCACCTGGAGTTATCTTCCGTCAGCCAGTAACTGAACCATTACAAACAGGAGTAAAAGCAGTTGATGCTATGATCCCAGTTGGACGTGGACAGCGTGAGCTTGTAATCGGTGACCGTCAAACAGGAAAATCTACTGTTTGTATCGATACAATCTTAAATCAAAAAGAATTTTACGATGCAGGAAAACCTGTATTCTGTATATATGTTGCAATTGGACAAAAAGCTTCAACTGTAGCAGGAATCGCTAAAATGTTAGAAGAAAAAGGAGCAATGGCTTATACAGTTATCGTTGTTGCTAATGCTTCTGATCCAGCTCCAATGCAAGTTTACGCTCCATTCGCTGGTGCTGCAATTGGAGAATATTTTAGAGATTCTGGTCGTCCAGCTCTTATTGTTTATGATGATTTATCTAAACAAGCTGTTGCTTACCGTGAGGTTTCTCTTTTATTAAGAAGACCACCGGGACGTGAGGCTTACCCTGGAGACGTTTTCTACTTACACTCTCGTTTATTAGAGCGTGCTTGTAAAGTAATCGCTGATGATGGTATCGCTAAAAACATGAACGATTTACCAGATTCTATCAAATCTATCGTAAAAGGTGGTGGTTCATTAACTGCATTACCAATTATCGAAACTCAAGCTGGTGACGTTTCTGCATATATCCCAACAAACGTAATTTCTATTACAGATGGTCAAATTTTCCTTGATGGAGATTTGTTCAACTCTGGGGTTCGTCCTGCAATTAACGTAGGTATCTCTGTATCTCGTGTTGGAGGTAATGCACAGATTAAATCAATGAAAAAAGTTTCGGGAACTTTAAAATTAGATCAAGCTCAATTCCGTGAATTAGAAGCTTTTGCTAAATTCGGTTCTGACTTAGATTCTGTTACTTTAAACGTAATTGAAAAAGGAAAAAGAAACGTTGAGATCTTAAAACAAGGTTTAAATGATCCTTATACAGTTGAAAACCAAGTAGCAATTATCTACGCTGGTTCTAAAAACTTGTTAAGAAATGTTCCTGTTAATAAAGTAAAAGAATTCGAAGCAGATTTCTTAGCTTACTTAAACAGCAAACATAAAGATACACTTAATGCTTTGAAAGCTGGAAAATTAGATGACGCTATTACTGACGTTATCGAAAAAGCGACAAAAGAAGTTTCAGCAAAATATAACTAA
- the atpE gene encoding ATP synthase F0 subunit C, whose product MGTIPTLVGAGLVVIGAGLGLGKIGGSAMDAIARQPEAAGKIQTAMIIIAALLEGLAFVALILGK is encoded by the coding sequence ATGGGAACAATTCCAACTTTAGTAGGTGCTGGTTTAGTAGTAATCGGTGCAGGTTTAGGTTTAGGTAAAATCGGTGGATCTGCTATGGACGCTATTGCTCGTCAGCCAGAAGCTGCTGGTAAAATTCAAACTGCGATGATTATTATCGCGGCTTTATTAGAAGGTTTAGCATTTGTTGCTTTAATCTTAGGAAAATAA
- the atpB gene encoding F0F1 ATP synthase subunit A, which produces MVISNKPLSFILAAFVASLPIMGFANQENDSTHVQTETAHEEKVVSHNAPEEGEHVALDPKAKVDAFIDHHLQDSHDFVFFQDEKENKHYGFPLPVILIDGGLKVFSSSKFHFGETVAEVDGNFYKLVHGKIYKTDAAGTITFNEHGHPENEKPLDFSITKNVVSMLFVSVLLLLMFTGLAKSYKKGPIPTGFGRVLEPLVIFIRDEIAIPNIGEKKYRKYMGYLLTVFFFVWILNLLGMTPLGINVTGNIAITVCLAAFTFIITQFSANKDYWGHIFWMPGVPVPMKIILAPIEILGTLTKPFALLIRLYANITAGHVVIMSLIAMIFVGKNLATDLPISLGLTLFISVIEILVAFLQAFIFTMLSSLFIGMAVQDHDHAHHHEDETAII; this is translated from the coding sequence ATGGTGATTTCAAACAAACCACTCAGCTTTATTCTTGCGGCTTTTGTAGCTTCTCTACCTATTATGGGTTTTGCAAATCAAGAGAATGATTCGACGCATGTACAAACTGAAACTGCTCACGAAGAGAAAGTAGTTTCACATAATGCTCCCGAAGAAGGAGAGCACGTTGCTCTAGATCCAAAGGCAAAAGTTGATGCATTTATTGATCACCACTTACAAGATTCTCACGATTTTGTTTTCTTTCAAGATGAGAAAGAAAACAAACACTACGGTTTTCCATTACCAGTTATTTTAATTGATGGTGGTCTTAAAGTTTTTTCTTCTTCAAAATTCCACTTTGGAGAAACAGTTGCAGAAGTTGATGGAAACTTCTACAAATTAGTTCACGGTAAAATTTACAAAACAGATGCAGCCGGAACAATTACTTTTAATGAGCACGGTCATCCAGAAAATGAAAAGCCATTAGATTTTTCTATTACTAAAAATGTTGTTTCAATGCTTTTCGTATCAGTATTATTATTATTAATGTTTACTGGTTTAGCAAAATCATATAAAAAAGGACCAATCCCAACTGGATTTGGTAGAGTTTTAGAACCACTTGTAATTTTCATTAGAGATGAAATTGCAATTCCAAATATTGGAGAGAAAAAATACCGTAAATATATGGGTTACCTATTAACTGTATTTTTCTTTGTATGGATCTTGAACTTATTAGGAATGACTCCGCTAGGAATCAACGTAACAGGAAACATTGCTATTACAGTTTGTCTAGCAGCCTTTACATTTATCATTACTCAATTTAGTGCAAACAAAGATTATTGGGGTCACATCTTCTGGATGCCAGGAGTACCAGTTCCAATGAAAATTATCTTAGCTCCAATTGAGATTTTAGGAACATTAACAAAACCATTCGCATTATTAATTCGTTTGTACGCAAATATTACTGCAGGTCACGTAGTAATTATGAGTTTGATCGCAATGATTTTTGTTGGAAAAAATTTAGCGACAGATTTGCCAATCTCATTAGGATTGACATTGTTTATCTCTGTTATTGAAATTTTAGTTGCGTTTTTGCAAGCGTTCATCTTTACAATGTTATCATCATTGTTTATTGGTATGGCAGTTCAAGATCATGATCATGCTCACCACCACGAAGACGAAACTGCGATTATTTAA
- a CDS encoding AtpZ/AtpI family protein, which yields MGVIIFVFSYFGTWLDEKHPSPKVYYKTIFVLAGVGVALYNVIRQVNDINKTK from the coding sequence ATGGGAGTAATCATTTTTGTATTCTCTTATTTCGGAACTTGGCTCGATGAGAAACATCCAAGCCCCAAAGTATATTATAAAACCATTTTTGTATTAGCCGGTGTTGGGGTTGCATTGTATAATGTAATCCGACAAGTAAATGATATCAATAAAACAAAGTAG
- a CDS encoding bactofilin family protein, protein MFEKVKKNGTEQLGKTNRIVEGTSIVGDIVSKADFRLDGELIGNFTSQGKIVIGAKGVVKGEIICNNADIEGEFHGKIKVLETLNIKSTAQIHGEVAVGKLSIEPGADFTATCTMLAHSNTVIMLEDGKGAEQ, encoded by the coding sequence ATGTTTGAAAAAGTAAAAAAAAACGGAACTGAACAATTAGGAAAAACAAATAGAATTGTTGAAGGAACATCAATAGTAGGAGATATAGTCTCTAAAGCCGATTTTAGATTAGATGGCGAATTGATTGGAAATTTTACTTCGCAAGGCAAAATAGTGATTGGGGCAAAAGGAGTTGTTAAAGGAGAAATAATTTGTAACAATGCAGATATTGAAGGAGAGTTTCACGGAAAAATAAAAGTTCTAGAAACCCTTAATATTAAATCGACTGCTCAAATACATGGAGAAGTTGCAGTAGGAAAACTTTCAATAGAACCAGGTGCCGACTTTACAGCAACCTGCACAATGCTTGCACATTCAAACACAGTTATAATGTTAGAAGATGGAAAAGGAGCCGAACAATGA
- a CDS encoding tetratricopeptide repeat protein, which yields MVKLDPKTREFAFIEKNRKNLDDVIKYEAIAKRNDSIIKVYNLPPSEKKDYFEGYIAKLKKKDEEKRLLEEKEKERLANIDRNSQSGIPGNGAVNPQSLGKSMEPEGIVPPGGNDNASTFYFYNPTTVAYGKLQFKKMWGNRTMAGNWRLAGMRAINNDAMNDSIATKEVANALKDTIVPEKYTVAYYVKQLPTSQTAMDSIGKERNFSYYQLGLIYKEKFKEYNLASDKLEQLLQNNPEEKLVLPSMYNLYKIYQITNPAKAEAIKAEISSKYPDSRYAHILNNKEEDPNSSPDKEYQKWYKLFEQEHFNEVLANIDNLINQYSGDDIVSKYELLKANTQGKVYGLEAYKKGLENVADNYPNSEEGKNAREILEKQVPILEKLNFTTTDTKNWKIVYRVNNNDTKAVKRIEEAIRVFLLVENYERLTTSLDKYNKTESFVVIHGLKSEAYANDVAGVFRDDKKYKIPDQAIIISNDNYKIVQIKKNLDTYLSPKTP from the coding sequence TTGGTAAAACTGGATCCCAAAACCAGAGAATTTGCTTTTATAGAAAAAAACAGAAAAAATCTTGATGACGTAATTAAATACGAAGCTATCGCAAAACGCAATGATAGTATTATTAAGGTATACAATTTGCCACCAAGCGAAAAGAAAGATTATTTCGAAGGTTATATTGCAAAGCTTAAAAAGAAAGACGAAGAAAAAAGACTTTTAGAAGAAAAAGAAAAAGAACGATTAGCCAATATCGATCGAAATTCTCAATCGGGAATTCCAGGAAATGGAGCAGTAAACCCGCAATCTTTAGGTAAATCAATGGAACCAGAAGGAATCGTGCCGCCTGGAGGAAATGATAACGCAAGTACATTCTATTTTTATAACCCTACAACCGTAGCCTATGGAAAACTACAGTTTAAAAAAATGTGGGGTAACAGAACTATGGCCGGAAACTGGAGATTGGCAGGAATGAGAGCCATTAATAATGATGCGATGAATGATTCTATTGCAACTAAAGAAGTTGCTAACGCATTAAAAGATACCATTGTACCAGAAAAATATACTGTAGCCTATTATGTAAAACAGCTTCCAACTTCGCAAACAGCTATGGATAGCATTGGCAAAGAACGAAACTTTTCATACTATCAATTGGGACTTATATACAAGGAGAAGTTTAAAGAATATAATTTGGCAAGTGATAAGCTAGAACAATTACTTCAAAATAATCCTGAAGAAAAATTGGTATTGCCATCAATGTATAATTTATACAAAATATATCAAATTACAAACCCAGCAAAAGCTGAAGCTATAAAAGCTGAGATATCTTCAAAATATCCAGATTCGAGATATGCTCATATTTTAAACAATAAAGAAGAAGATCCAAATTCTAGTCCAGACAAAGAATATCAAAAATGGTATAAACTTTTTGAGCAAGAACATTTTAACGAAGTCTTGGCAAATATTGACAATCTAATTAACCAATATTCTGGAGATGATATTGTTTCAAAATACGAATTGCTAAAGGCTAACACTCAAGGAAAAGTATATGGTTTAGAAGCTTATAAAAAAGGACTTGAGAATGTAGCTGATAATTATCCGAATAGTGAAGAAGGTAAAAATGCAAGAGAAATTCTAGAAAAACAGGTTCCTATTTTAGAGAAACTTAATTTTACAACAACAGACACTAAAAACTGGAAAATAGTATATCGAGTTAATAATAACGATACAAAGGCGGTTAAAAGAATTGAAGAAGCAATTAGAGTATTTTTATTAGTTGAAAATTACGAAAGATTGACAACATCATTGGATAAATACAATAAAACAGAAAGTTTTGTAGTTATTCATGGTTTAAAATCTGAGGCTTATGCAAATGATGTTGCTGGAGTTTTCAGAGATGATAAGAAATATAAAATCCCAGATCAAGCAATAATTATATCAAATGACAATTATAAAATTGTTCAAATTAAAAAAAATCTAGATACATATCTTAGCCCAAAAACCCCTTAA
- a CDS encoding tetratricopeptide repeat protein: MARSSHSIGTKYNILYNGGIGLEKGLKSIQANNEDNFWKILPIEKMQFDENFSEGEKTKNPDFEKAETKATKAIQKHSMNIGGRERNWQIDEAYLMLGKARYYDQRFIPAIEAFNYILYKYPESNNIYTAKIWREKTNMRLGNDAIVLKNIKILLKKTDLDKQTYADANALLAEAFINLEQKDSAVSRLRVAEQFTRKNEERARYRFILGQMYQAEGKRDSAIYFYDAVIDLNRKADRKYMMHAYAKKAQMFDYGKDNDTIFLKTFNKLVTDRENRPYYDVLFYEMGVYYDKKKDQENALFFYNKSLGRKSKDPYLMASAYRNIGNMYFKNTDYSMAKQSIMIVLW; the protein is encoded by the coding sequence TTGGCTCGAAGTTCTCATTCGATTGGGACAAAATATAACATTCTTTATAATGGAGGAATTGGTCTAGAAAAAGGTTTAAAGTCAATTCAGGCTAATAACGAAGATAATTTTTGGAAGATACTGCCAATTGAAAAAATGCAGTTTGATGAAAATTTTTCTGAAGGGGAAAAAACTAAAAATCCTGACTTTGAAAAGGCAGAAACCAAAGCTACAAAAGCCATTCAGAAACACTCCATGAATATTGGAGGAAGAGAAAGAAACTGGCAGATTGACGAAGCGTATCTTATGCTAGGAAAAGCGAGATATTACGACCAACGTTTCATTCCAGCAATTGAGGCTTTCAATTATATTTTATACAAATATCCAGAAAGTAATAATATTTATACCGCAAAAATTTGGCGCGAAAAAACCAATATGCGTTTAGGAAACGATGCGATTGTTCTTAAGAATATTAAAATTTTACTTAAAAAAACAGATTTAGATAAACAGACTTATGCTGATGCCAACGCTCTTTTGGCAGAAGCTTTTATTAATCTGGAACAAAAAGACAGTGCTGTTTCTAGACTTAGAGTTGCAGAACAATTTACAAGAAAGAATGAAGAACGCGCAAGGTATCGTTTTATACTTGGTCAGATGTATCAAGCAGAAGGAAAACGTGACAGCGCCATTTATTTCTATGATGCTGTTATTGATTTAAACCGAAAAGCAGATCGTAAGTATATGATGCACGCTTACGCGAAAAAAGCACAAATGTTTGATTATGGTAAAGATAATGATACGATTTTCTTAAAAACATTTAATAAATTGGTGACTGATCGTGAAAATCGTCCTTATTATGATGTTCTTTTTTATGAAATGGGAGTTTATTATGATAAAAAGAAAGATCAAGAAAATGCATTATTCTTCTACAATAAATCTTTAGGCAGAAAATCTAAAGATCCTTATTTGATGGCATCTGCTTACAGAAACATCGGAAACATGTATTTTAAAAACACTGATTATTCTATGGCGAAGCAAAGTATTATGATAGTACTTTGGTAA